A single region of the Cereibacter sphaeroides 2.4.1 genome encodes:
- a CDS encoding DUF4212 domain-containing protein, with product MVDRTGHVTSDRTSSNAYWSANVRIILISLAIWFACSFGLGIILRPALEGIMVGGADLGFWFAQQGSIYVFLVLIFVYAWRMNKLDREYGVDE from the coding sequence ATGGTGGACAGAACTGGTCATGTGACATCAGACCGGACGTCGTCGAATGCCTACTGGTCGGCGAACGTCCGCATCATCCTCATCTCGCTGGCGATCTGGTTCGCCTGCTCGTTCGGACTGGGCATCATCCTGCGCCCCGCGCTCGAGGGCATCATGGTGGGCGGGGCCGACCTCGGCTTCTGGTTCGCCCAGCAGGGCTCCATCTACGTCTTCCTCGTGCTGATCTTCGTCTACGCCTGGCGGATGAACAAGCTCGACCGTGAATACGGCGTGGACGAGTAA